The following proteins are encoded in a genomic region of Pseudoxanthomonas suwonensis 11-1:
- the yihA gene encoding ribosome biogenesis GTP-binding protein YihA/YsxC produces the protein MSNPLEKARYLGSAHTPAQLPPDGGFEVAFAGRSNAGKSSALNALTRQNALARVSKTPGRTQQLVYFEVAPERYLVDLPGYGYAKVPMDLKAHWERFLDNWFRTREALRGLVVVMDIRHPLKDYDRQMIDYAVARGLPAHALLTKADKLGRGQQAQAVAAVRRELAAAGAGGVGVQAFSSENKQGVDEARAVVNGWLELLPAPAQD, from the coding sequence ATGTCCAATCCCCTGGAAAAGGCCCGCTACCTGGGCTCGGCGCACACGCCTGCGCAGCTGCCGCCCGATGGCGGCTTCGAGGTTGCCTTCGCCGGCCGCTCCAACGCCGGCAAGTCCAGCGCGCTCAACGCCCTGACCCGGCAGAACGCCCTGGCCCGCGTGTCCAAGACCCCCGGCCGCACCCAGCAGCTGGTCTATTTCGAGGTCGCGCCGGAGCGCTACCTGGTCGACCTGCCCGGCTACGGCTACGCCAAGGTGCCGATGGACCTGAAGGCGCACTGGGAGCGCTTCCTCGACAACTGGTTCCGCACCCGCGAGGCCCTGCGCGGCCTGGTGGTGGTGATGGACATCCGCCATCCGCTCAAGGATTACGATCGGCAGATGATCGACTACGCGGTCGCCCGCGGCCTGCCGGCGCATGCGCTGCTGACCAAGGCCGACAAGCTCGGCCGCGGCCAGCAGGCCCAGGCCGTGGCCGCCGTGCGCCGCGAGCTGGCGGCCGCCGGTGCCGGCGGGGTCGGGGTCCAGGCCTTCTCCAGCGAGAACAAGCAGGGCGTGGACGAGGCCCGCGCCGTGGTCAACGGCTGGCTGGAGCTGCTGCCGGCGCCCGCGCAGGACTAA
- a CDS encoding c-type cytochrome, which produces MRHARVIALAGLAVAVTAVAAYAAQTTVVPIPDNEPVQEQPLEVDLAKTHWGDAENGATVAAPCAACHGADGNPTDPMYPRIAGQNERYIARQLALFASGERHSGLAAVMMPFAQALSPQEMRDVGAFFARQKSGAGVADDTEIAAGPYAGMKFYEVGQKLYRSGDAERGIPACMACHGPSGAGNPGPSYPHVGGQMSEYTARRLEEYRAGVTSEREPALFHIMSRVASKLTDEEIGSLASYLQGLHDRADDVAAAQTASAQ; this is translated from the coding sequence ATGCGCCACGCTCGCGTTATCGCCCTTGCCGGACTGGCCGTCGCGGTCACTGCCGTCGCCGCCTACGCTGCACAGACCACGGTGGTGCCGATCCCGGACAACGAGCCGGTGCAGGAACAGCCGCTCGAGGTCGACCTGGCCAAGACCCACTGGGGCGATGCCGAGAACGGCGCCACCGTGGCCGCGCCCTGCGCCGCCTGCCACGGCGCCGACGGCAACCCGACCGACCCGATGTACCCGCGCATCGCCGGCCAGAACGAGCGCTACATCGCCCGCCAGCTGGCCCTGTTCGCCTCCGGCGAGCGCCACAGCGGCCTGGCCGCGGTGATGATGCCGTTCGCCCAGGCCCTGAGCCCGCAGGAGATGCGCGACGTCGGCGCGTTCTTCGCCAGGCAGAAGTCCGGTGCCGGCGTGGCCGACGACACCGAGATCGCCGCCGGCCCCTACGCCGGCATGAAGTTCTACGAGGTCGGCCAGAAGCTGTACCGCAGCGGCGACGCCGAGCGCGGCATCCCGGCCTGCATGGCTTGCCACGGCCCGAGCGGCGCCGGCAACCCGGGCCCGTCCTACCCGCACGTGGGTGGCCAGATGTCCGAGTACACCGCCCGTCGGCTGGAGGAGTACCGCGCCGGCGTGACCAGCGAGCGCGAGCCGGCCCTGTTCCACATCATGTCCAGGGTGGCCTCGAAGCTGACCGACGAGGAGATCGGCAGCCTCGCCAGCTACCTGCAGGGCCTGCACGACCGCGCCGACGACGTGGCCGCCGCGCAGACCGCCAGCGCCCAGTGA
- a CDS encoding thiol:disulfide interchange protein DsbA/DsbL, translated as MKYLLAALLTLLMSCAPAAGAAELREGEDYVRIEAGAWAPRAGRIEVAEVFAYTCPHCASFEPYLQQWKRRLPADVDVVPVPAAYGGGPTEAWARAFLASQRLGVAARSHPALFQALHERRTLPRNPTAAELGEFFRAYGVDPERFRATMASPEVNAQLERIPDWLRAIGLEGTPTLVVNGRYRVRGRDFDDALRIAEALIARERAAARTQTSR; from the coding sequence ATGAAGTACCTGCTAGCCGCACTGCTGACGCTCCTGATGTCCTGCGCACCTGCTGCCGGGGCCGCCGAGCTGCGCGAGGGCGAGGACTACGTGCGCATCGAGGCCGGCGCCTGGGCGCCGCGCGCCGGCCGGATCGAGGTGGCGGAGGTGTTCGCCTACACCTGCCCGCACTGCGCCAGCTTCGAGCCCTACCTGCAGCAGTGGAAGCGGCGCCTGCCGGCGGACGTGGACGTGGTGCCGGTGCCGGCGGCCTACGGCGGCGGCCCGACCGAGGCCTGGGCGCGCGCCTTCCTGGCGTCCCAGCGCCTGGGCGTGGCCGCGCGCAGCCATCCGGCCCTGTTCCAGGCCCTGCACGAGCGCCGGACACTGCCGCGCAACCCCACCGCCGCCGAGCTGGGCGAGTTCTTCAGGGCCTACGGCGTGGATCCGGAGCGCTTCCGCGCGACGATGGCCTCGCCCGAGGTCAATGCCCAGCTGGAGCGCATCCCCGACTGGCTGCGCGCGATCGGCCTGGAAGGCACCCCGACCCTGGTGGTCAACGGCCGCTATCGCGTGCGCGGGCGCGACTTCGACGACGCCCTGCGCATCGCCGAGGCCCTCATCGCCCGCGAGCGCGCCGCCGCCCGCACCCAGACTTCCCGTTGA
- a CDS encoding thiol:disulfide interchange protein DsbA/DsbL yields the protein MNMRHLLPLLLLASLAACSREGSAPEPVQAPTEAAAPQAPAEPAQPQVGADETAPAEEAASDTTAPAAPAPAAPTGPAPVAGVDYKVIEGGQPFQPVAGKIEVAEVFGYTCPHCASFDPILESWRARQPADVSVALVPGAFGGYWTPYARAFFTAEALGVLPKTHAATFRAIHVERSLPVNANVGASDLAPFYAKHGVDAKRFTDTFNSFGIDAKVNRARQFASRSKVDGTPALVVAGKYTINVDQHGFEKMLATADWLVAQERAGAR from the coding sequence ATGAACATGCGCCACCTCCTGCCCCTGCTCCTGCTGGCCAGCCTGGCGGCCTGTTCCAGGGAAGGTTCCGCCCCGGAGCCGGTCCAGGCCCCGACCGAGGCCGCCGCTCCCCAGGCTCCGGCCGAGCCGGCCCAGCCGCAGGTGGGCGCGGATGAAACGGCCCCCGCCGAGGAAGCAGCGTCCGACACCACCGCCCCGGCGGCGCCGGCTCCGGCCGCCCCGACCGGCCCGGCCCCGGTCGCCGGCGTGGACTACAAGGTCATCGAGGGCGGCCAGCCGTTCCAGCCGGTGGCCGGCAAGATCGAGGTCGCCGAGGTGTTCGGCTACACCTGCCCGCACTGCGCCAGCTTCGACCCGATCCTCGAGTCCTGGCGCGCGCGCCAGCCGGCCGACGTGAGCGTGGCACTGGTGCCGGGCGCCTTCGGCGGCTACTGGACCCCGTATGCCCGCGCGTTCTTCACCGCCGAGGCCCTGGGCGTGCTGCCGAAGACCCACGCGGCCACCTTCCGCGCCATCCACGTCGAGCGCAGCCTGCCGGTGAACGCCAACGTCGGCGCCAGCGACCTGGCCCCGTTCTATGCCAAGCACGGCGTGGACGCCAAGCGCTTCACCGACACCTTCAACAGCTTCGGCATCGATGCCAAGGTCAACCGTGCCCGCCAGTTCGCCTCGCGGTCCAAGGTCGACGGCACCCCGGCGCTGGTGGTGGCCGGCAAGTACACGATCAACGTCGACCAGCACGGCTTCGAGAAGATGCTGGCCACGGCCGACTGGCTCGTCGCCCAGGAGCGTGCCGGCGCGCGTTGA
- a CDS encoding endonuclease/exonuclease/phosphatase family protein, translating into MLEAGAPPTRLLRVLSANIQAGSSTRRYSDYVTRSWSHALPAGRKRTSLDAIAQLAAAHDIVGLQEADPGSLRSGFTNQTHYLAQRAGFHYWTHQPNRSVGGVASSANGLLSKLEPVRISDHALPGRIRGRGVLLGHFGDGREGLTVAVAHLSLGAKSRMSQLSFIAELLQDHPNAVLMGDFNCLPDVPEMELLYRTTSLRPPECVVPTFPSWKPQRAIDHILVSGDLRCAGAKALPAAFSDHLALAMDIEVPERSLRT; encoded by the coding sequence ATGCTCGAGGCGGGCGCGCCGCCCACGCGCCTGCTGCGGGTACTGTCGGCCAACATCCAGGCCGGCTCCAGCACCCGCCGCTACAGCGACTACGTCACCCGCAGCTGGTCGCACGCGCTGCCGGCCGGGCGCAAGCGCACCAGCCTGGACGCGATCGCGCAGCTGGCCGCCGCCCACGACATCGTCGGCCTGCAGGAAGCCGATCCCGGCAGCCTGCGCTCGGGTTTCACCAACCAGACCCATTACCTGGCCCAGCGCGCCGGCTTCCATTACTGGACCCACCAGCCCAACCGCAGCGTCGGCGGCGTGGCCTCCAGCGCCAACGGGCTGCTGAGCAAGCTGGAGCCGGTGCGGATCAGCGACCACGCCCTGCCCGGCCGGATCCGCGGCCGCGGAGTGCTGCTGGGCCACTTCGGCGACGGCCGCGAGGGCCTGACCGTGGCGGTGGCGCACCTGTCGCTGGGCGCGAAGTCGCGCATGTCGCAGCTGTCCTTCATCGCCGAACTGCTGCAGGATCACCCCAACGCGGTGCTGATGGGCGACTTCAACTGCCTGCCCGACGTGCCGGAGATGGAGCTGCTCTACCGCACCACCAGCCTGCGCCCGCCCGAGTGCGTCGTGCCGACCTTCCCCAGCTGGAAGCCGCAGCGCGCGATCGACCACATCCTGGTCAGCGGCGACCTGCGTTGCGCCGGGGCCAAGGCGCTGCCGGCGGCGTTCTCCGACCACCTGGCGCTGGCGATGGACATCGAGGTGCCGGAGCGCAGCCTGCGCACCTGA
- a CDS encoding SDR family oxidoreductase, translated as MATNRWRLDGQLALVTGASAGIGLAIARELAALGADLLLVARNEDPLQDTVEELETLYPDQSFRAMAADVADDEDRQAILDWAEDQGDGLSILVNNAGGNVTRPAVDYTEDEWRSIFETNLFSAFELSRYAHPLLARHASSAIVNVGSVSGLTHVRSGVVYGMTKAAMHQMTRNLACEWAADGIRVNAVAPWYIRTRRTSGPLADPDYYDQVLERTPMRRIGEPEEVAGAVAYLCLPASSYVTGECIAVDGGFLRYGF; from the coding sequence ATGGCTACGAACCGTTGGCGACTGGATGGACAGCTGGCCCTGGTGACCGGCGCGAGCGCGGGCATCGGCCTGGCGATCGCACGCGAGCTTGCCGCGCTGGGCGCGGACCTGCTGCTGGTGGCGCGCAACGAGGATCCGCTGCAGGACACGGTGGAGGAGCTGGAGACGCTGTATCCGGACCAGTCCTTCCGCGCCATGGCCGCGGACGTGGCCGACGACGAGGACCGCCAGGCGATCCTGGACTGGGCCGAGGACCAGGGCGACGGCCTCAGCATCCTGGTCAACAACGCCGGCGGCAACGTCACCCGCCCGGCGGTGGACTACACCGAGGACGAGTGGCGCTCGATCTTCGAGACCAACCTGTTCTCCGCCTTCGAGCTGTCGCGCTACGCGCACCCGCTGCTGGCACGGCACGCCTCCTCGGCCATCGTCAACGTCGGCAGCGTGTCCGGCCTGACCCACGTGCGCAGCGGCGTGGTCTACGGCATGACCAAGGCGGCCATGCACCAGATGACCCGCAACCTGGCCTGCGAATGGGCCGCCGACGGCATCCGGGTCAACGCGGTCGCGCCGTGGTACATCCGCACCCGTCGCACCTCCGGGCCGCTGGCCGATCCGGACTATTACGACCAGGTGCTCGAGCGCACCCCGATGCGCCGCATCGGCGAACCGGAGGAAGTGGCCGGGGCGGTCGCCTACCTGTGCCTGCCGGCGTCCTCGTACGTGACCGGCGAATGCATCGCGGTGGACGGCGGGTTCCTGCGCTACGGCTTCTGA